A single Candidatus Binatia bacterium DNA region contains:
- a CDS encoding pseudouridine synthase, with product MGLNQGFRYHERAGRTDAPRTLLDHLSQVHRHSSRDEWEQRIFSGEVQLRDRTGRPLDEVREGDEITWDRPPWEESDVPRCCALLYRDADLLVVAKPRGLPTVPAGGFLENTLLAVVRQREPTATPMHRLGRGTSGLVVFGRTKAARSALARSWRDGTVQRTYRGLVEGTPSQAVFTIETPIGLVAHTRLGTVHGASDEIGARAARTDVRVLRVGPEGTVVEIDIETGRPDQIRIHLASANHPLVGDPLYGPGGIPHPGSEALPGEGGYWLHAARLAFPHPASRAQVVVECAPPACLR from the coding sequence GTGGGGCTCAACCAGGGATTCCGATACCACGAGAGAGCCGGGCGCACGGACGCACCGCGCACTCTTCTCGACCACCTATCCCAGGTGCATCGACACTCCTCGCGGGACGAGTGGGAGCAGCGCATCTTTAGCGGGGAGGTCCAACTCCGAGACCGGACCGGCCGCCCCCTCGACGAGGTACGAGAAGGCGACGAGATCACCTGGGACCGCCCGCCGTGGGAAGAGTCCGACGTCCCCCGATGTTGCGCGCTTCTCTACCGCGACGCGGACCTCCTCGTCGTCGCCAAACCCCGCGGGCTTCCAACCGTGCCGGCCGGCGGTTTCCTCGAGAACACCCTGCTCGCCGTGGTCCGCCAACGGGAACCAACCGCGACGCCGATGCATCGACTGGGCCGTGGCACATCGGGCTTGGTCGTCTTCGGGCGCACCAAAGCCGCGCGCTCTGCGCTGGCTCGCTCGTGGCGGGACGGTACCGTGCAACGCACCTACCGTGGACTCGTCGAGGGCACGCCATCGCAAGCGGTCTTCACGATCGAAACACCCATCGGCTTGGTCGCACACACACGCCTCGGAACGGTCCACGGCGCGTCGGACGAGATTGGCGCGCGGGCCGCCCGAACCGACGTTCGCGTACTCCGCGTCGGTCCGGAGGGCACGGTCGTGGAGATCGACATCGAGACCGGACGGCCGGATCAGATCCGCATCCACCTCGCGTCGGCTAACCACCCGCTCGTCGGCGATCCGCTTTACGGCCCCGGGGGGATTCCGCACCCGGGATCCGAAGCCCTTCCCGGGGAGGGTGGCTATTGGCTTCACGCCGCACGCCTCGCGTTCCCCCACCCGGCCTCTCGCGCGCAGGTCGTCGTCGAATGCGCTCCGCCCGCATGCCTCCGCTAG